Genomic segment of Larimichthys crocea isolate SSNF unplaced genomic scaffold, L_crocea_2.0 scaffold75256, whole genome shotgun sequence:
CTTTCTGTGTCTGATAGATTCCCGGAAACATTCCTGGAAACATTCCCTCCAAACTGCCATGATTCTGCCCGATCGACTTCCTGACACAACAAAACGTCTCTGCGGCGCGTTGCATTCTGGTAACTGTAGTCGCCTCGACGCGGCCGTTGGTGATTTTTAAGCATTTACCGGTGTTTGCGGGTTAAATCCACACGGTCTGCTCTCGGTCGGTCTCGTTATAACCGGAGGGACTGATGGAGGTCACGGTTCATACGCGCCGGAGTAAATATTTAAGCTTTAATCACACAACAGAACTACAAGTCCCATGATGCCACGTCATCACGTAGTTACGTTTAGCAACGGTCAGTTgctagaggaaaaaaaaaaaaaacagccgcTTCCGTGTTGTTCTTGTGTTATTCTGGAGAATAACTGTCGGTACCGGAGCCCGAGCTCACCGGACAGCTTCACCGGAGCGTGACTGTCACGGTTCTGTGAAGCTGACACGCACGTTCAGCCCGTTTCCCGCCCGACATGTCGCTGCTGCAGAGCTCCAAGAAGAAAGACAAGCGGATCCTGTCCGGTACCTGCCCGGACCCGAAATGTCAGGCGAGGCTGTTCTTCCCGGCTCACGGCTCCGTTAGCATCGAGTGCACCGAGTGCGGCCAGCGCCACGAGCAGAAGAACCTGACCAACGTCGAAGAAGTGACCGATCCAGATGTGGTGCTCCACAATCTGCTCAGGAACGCCCTGCTCGGCGTCACCGGGGCCCCGAAGAAAGGCACCGAGCTGGTGAAGGTGATGGGGCTCTCCAATTACCACTGCAAGCTCCTGTCCCCGGTCCTCACCCGGTACGGCATGGATAAACAAACCGGGAAAGCCAAGCTGCTGAGGGAGATGAACCAAGGCGAGATGTTCGACTGCTCCCTCCTTGGAGACCGAGTGTTCCTCATCGAGCCGGACCACGTCTCCACCATGGGCTACGGCAAGGACCGGTCAGGGAGCCTCATATACCTGCACGACACTCTGGAGGAGGTCAAGAAGGCCAACGGCAACCGGGAGTGTCTCATCCCGGTCCACGTGGACGGAGACGGGCACTGCCTGGTCCACGCCGTGTCCAGAGCGCTGGTGGGCCGAGAACTGTTCTGGCACGCCCTGAGAGAGAACCTGAAGCAGAACTTCAAGCAGAACCTGGACCGCTACAAGGCGCTCTTTCAGGATTTCATCGACGCCGCAGAGTGGGAGGACATCATCAACGAGTGCGACCCGCTGTTCATCCCGCCTGAAGGCGTGCCGCTCGGACTGCGCAACATCCACATTTTTGGCTTAGCCAACGTCCTCCACCGGCCCATCATCCTGCTGGACTCCCTGAGCGGGATGAGGAGCTCTGGGGATTACTCGGCCACCTTCCTGCCCGGGCTGGTGGCCGAGGAGCAGTGCAAGGGGAAAGACGGGAAGCTCAACAAGCCCATCTGCATCGCCTGGAGCAGCTCAGGGAGGAACCACTACATCCCTCTGGTGGGAATCAAGAACACTGTGCTGCCCAAGCTGCCGGCTCGCCTGCTGCCGAAGGCGTGGGGCGTCCCTCAGGAGCTCATCAGGACGTACATCAAGCTGGAGCCGGACGGGAGCTGCGTGATCGGCGGCGACCGCAGCTTGCAGGATAAATATCTGATGCGGCTGGTCAACGCCATGGAGGAGGTGTTCATGGAGAAGCACAGCATCCACCCATCGCTGGTGGCCGACGTGCATCAGTACGTCTACAGACGGACCGGCGTGATCGGCATCCAGCCTGAGGAGGTGACGGAGGCGGCTAAGAAGTCCGTGATGGAGAACCGGCTGCACCGCTGCCTCATCTGCGGCGCCCTCTCTGAGCTCCATGTCCCGCCGGAGTGGCTGGTTCCCGGTGGGAAGCTCCACAACCTGGCCAAGTCCACTCATGGCCAGCTGCGGCCGGACAAGAACTACAGCTTCCCCCTCAACAACGTGGTCTGCTCCTACGACCCCCAGCGAGACGTCCTCGTCCCAGATTATAAACTGAGCACCCTCAGCACCTGCAACTGGTGTCACGGCACGTCGGTCCGCCACATCCATGGCAACGGGTCGGTGGTTTACCTGGACGGGGACAGAACCAACACACGCTCCCAGGGCGGGAAGTGTGGGTGCGGCTTCAAGCATTTCTGGGAGGGAAAGGAGTATGACAACCTCCCCGAGGCCTTCCCCATCACGCTGGAGTGGGGGGGTCGTGTGGTGAGAGAGACTGTGTACTGGTTCCAGTACGAGACGGACTCGGCTTTAAACAGCAACGTGTACGACGTGGCCATGAAGCTGGTCACCAAACACTTCCCGGGCGAGTTTGGCAGCGAGATCCTGGTGCAGAAAGTCGTCAACACCATCCTGCATCACACCGCCAAGAAGAATCCAGACGAATACAACCCAGTGTCCATCGATGGGGCTCATGCCCAGCGTCTCACCGACACCACGGACATTCAGCAGGCGGCGGACCCCCAGCCGCCCACAAAGATCATCCTGACTGGTCAGAAAGCAAAGACGCTCCACAAAGAGGAGCTGACGATGAGTCGAGCGGAGCGCAGCATCCAGCAGAGCATCAGCGAGCAGGCCTTCGTCACTCAGAAGCGACGGACTGATAAGTTGAAGCAGGAGCAGAAGGGCCACGGCCGGACGTCTTCCCCCGGTGGATCGCCggaaacctcctcctcttcggcTCCGGCCACGCCCACCAAATCCTCCTCCCCCTCAGCGTCCAGTAAGGACAAGAAGATCCGAGTGACCACCAGTGACGGCAGGCAGGCCATGCTGACCCTGCAGGCCCACAccaccttctcagagctgcagaggagcaTCGGCAACCAGTTCGGCGTGCCGCCGGCGCAGCAGTGCATCCGCTACAGCTTCCCGCCCAAAGAACTGACCCCCCCGAAGGACGGCGAGGAGAACGAGCCGGTGGCGCTGCAGCATGGCGACAGGGTGACGGTGGAGATACTGAGGGGCCCCGAGGACAAGAGCCCTGCG
This window contains:
- the LOC113745434 gene encoding deubiquitinating protein VCIP135-like; the protein is MSLLQSSKKKDKRILSGTCPDPKCQARLFFPAHGSVSIECTECGQRHEQKNLTNVEEVTDPDVVLHNLLRNALLGVTGAPKKGTELVKVMGLSNYHCKLLSPVLTRYGMDKQTGKAKLLREMNQGEMFDCSLLGDRVFLIEPDHVSTMGYGKDRSGSLIYLHDTLEEVKKANGNRECLIPVHVDGDGHCLVHAVSRALVGRELFWHALRENLKQNFKQNLDRYKALFQDFIDAAEWEDIINECDPLFIPPEGVPLGLRNIHIFGLANVLHRPIILLDSLSGMRSSGDYSATFLPGLVAEEQCKGKDGKLNKPICIAWSSSGRNHYIPLVGIKNTVLPKLPARLLPKAWGVPQELIRTYIKLEPDGSCVIGGDRSLQDKYLMRLVNAMEEVFMEKHSIHPSLVADVHQYVYRRTGVIGIQPEEVTEAAKKSVMENRLHRCLICGALSELHVPPEWLVPGGKLHNLAKSTHGQLRPDKNYSFPLNNVVCSYDPQRDVLVPDYKLSTLSTCNWCHGTSVRHIHGNGSVVYLDGDRTNTRSQGGKCGCGFKHFWEGKEYDNLPEAFPITLEWGGRVVRETVYWFQYETDSALNSNVYDVAMKLVTKHFPGEFGSEILVQKVVNTILHHTAKKNPDEYNPVSIDGAHAQRLTDTTDIQQAADPQPPTKIILTGQKAKTLHKEELTMSRAERSIQQSISEQAFVTQKRRTDKLKQEQKGHGRTSSPGGSPETSSSSAPATPTKSSSPSASSKDKKIRVTTSDGRQAMLTLQAHTTFSELQRSIGNQFGVPPAQQCIRYSFPPKELTPPKDGEENEPVALQHGDRVTVEILRGPEDKSPAASIPRASSSHSALHSAKSEDAVTSGRMSSRELQDSIDLEMSSLCLLATLMGKNQRV